A genomic stretch from Candidatus Zixiibacteriota bacterium includes:
- the tsaB gene encoding tRNA (adenosine(37)-N6)-threonylcarbamoyltransferase complex dimerization subunit type 1 TsaB, which produces MAATYRHILAIDTSTSQMNLALKFGDDRFVKLSENVGTSHGQVLMRKVQDLLNSASAKSDQIDAIVVCIGPGSFTGLRISLAAAKGMAEALGIPVVGVSLFDIACHKLREVSSDVCVVVPFKADESFVGLFSRGRVDPEQVRSVRVEQFEQFVAGRSVTTIGFELPDHLNPMSDASVPWCLEFDASDILEIGMSRLEASDLDDLSSLEPLYIQKSQAEIRYEQRRKD; this is translated from the coding sequence ATGGCCGCAACCTACCGACATATCCTGGCCATCGACACTTCGACATCACAGATGAACCTGGCCCTGAAGTTCGGCGATGATCGTTTTGTGAAACTGAGCGAAAACGTCGGAACCTCACACGGACAAGTGTTGATGCGCAAAGTCCAGGACCTGCTGAACAGCGCCTCAGCGAAGAGCGATCAGATTGATGCTATAGTGGTCTGTATCGGTCCCGGTTCGTTTACCGGCTTGAGGATATCCCTGGCGGCGGCCAAAGGAATGGCTGAGGCCCTGGGTATCCCGGTGGTCGGTGTGTCGCTCTTTGATATAGCTTGTCACAAACTGCGCGAGGTTTCAAGTGACGTTTGCGTGGTCGTGCCGTTTAAGGCCGATGAGAGTTTTGTTGGACTGTTCAGCCGGGGGCGCGTTGATCCCGAACAGGTCCGCTCCGTCCGAGTGGAACAGTTCGAGCAGTTTGTGGCCGGGCGCTCAGTTACCACCATTGGCTTTGAGCTGCCGGATCACTTGAATCCTATGTCGGATGCCTCGGTGCCATGGTGTCTTGAGTTTGATGCCTCGGATATTCTTGAGATCGGCATGAGCCGGCTTGAGGCCAGCGACCTTGATGACCTGAGCAGCCTGGAACCTCTGTACATCCAGAAGTCCCAAGCCGAGATTCGCTATGAGCAACGCCGAAAAGACTGA
- a CDS encoding ATP-binding protein, with product MKNDPSSTAREVLKLEEFAEKVASLTGTNRQLKRKIFDLYTVFEISRNFNSVLDYDTLLDTFILTALAQVGASRAAIYLPAEEDPTRLVQAKARGANYSANQHRSFTAGSSLLSYLASLNRPLPTGELIDKTAQQDEKLILEGFHPGLVVPLLYQSKLTGVFVISDKISDRMFEMDDIEFLSVLGSQISVAIENARLYAAEKMATRQLREAQEQLVQTERVAALGEMSAKVAHEINNPLGIIKNYLQLIRRAESYNVEATSYVDVVSEEIDRIAGIVRQLLDFHRPRGLKYVPVDVCRLIEKVLQLMDRKLTSSNIEVVRDLSCDCPEVSGVPENLKQVFLNIIINAVDMMQAGGRLEVAIRTSPKHVQVTFCDTGPGIQSELIPRIFEPFFTTKEPGKGTGLGLSVCYGIIKRHRGSITYRNTDVGGCFQIDLPAAGDDNQDQNAKDC from the coding sequence GTGAAGAACGACCCTTCTTCCACAGCTCGTGAGGTTCTGAAGCTTGAGGAGTTCGCCGAAAAAGTCGCTTCCCTGACCGGGACCAACCGGCAGCTGAAGCGAAAGATTTTTGACCTTTATACTGTATTTGAGATCAGTCGCAATTTCAATTCCGTCCTTGATTACGACACGCTGCTGGACACCTTCATCCTGACGGCCCTGGCCCAGGTAGGCGCATCCAGGGCGGCTATCTATCTGCCGGCGGAGGAAGACCCCACCCGACTGGTCCAGGCCAAGGCCAGGGGCGCCAACTATTCAGCCAACCAGCATCGCTCGTTCACCGCCGGTTCTTCGCTGTTGTCCTATCTTGCCAGTCTCAACCGTCCGTTGCCCACAGGCGAACTGATCGACAAAACAGCTCAGCAGGATGAAAAGCTCATTTTGGAAGGATTCCATCCCGGGCTGGTTGTTCCGCTGCTATATCAATCGAAACTGACCGGAGTTTTCGTCATTTCCGACAAGATTTCCGACCGCATGTTTGAGATGGACGACATTGAGTTTTTGTCCGTGCTCGGCAGCCAGATATCGGTGGCAATTGAAAACGCACGCCTTTATGCGGCCGAAAAGATGGCCACCCGTCAGTTACGAGAAGCCCAGGAACAGCTGGTGCAGACGGAGCGCGTTGCGGCTCTGGGCGAAATGTCGGCCAAAGTTGCGCATGAAATTAATAACCCGCTCGGCATTATCAAGAACTATCTGCAATTGATCAGGCGGGCAGAGTCGTACAATGTCGAAGCAACCTCGTATGTCGATGTAGTCAGCGAGGAGATCGACCGGATTGCGGGCATCGTCAGACAACTTCTTGATTTCCATCGCCCGCGCGGACTAAAATATGTGCCGGTCGATGTCTGTCGCCTAATCGAAAAGGTCCTGCAACTGATGGACAGAAAACTCACTTCGAGCAACATTGAAGTAGTGAGAGACTTAAGCTGCGACTGCCCCGAAGTGAGCGGTGTACCCGAGAATCTCAAACAGGTGTTCTTGAACATCATTATCAACGCCGTTGACATGATGCAGGCGGGCGGGCGTCTGGAGGTCGCCATTCGAACTTCGCCGAAGCATGTCCAAGTCACTTTTTGCGATACCGGACCGGGGATTCAGTCCGAACTGATCCCCAGGATTTTCGAACCGTTTTTCACCACCAAAGAACCCGGCAAGGGGACCGGCCTGGGGCTTTCGGTTTGCTATGGTATAATTAAAAGGCATCGTGGGTCGATAACCTATAGGAACACAGACGTCGGTGGCTGTTTCCAGATCGACCTGCCGGCCGCCGGCGATGACAACCAGGATCAGAATGCAAAAGACTGCTGA
- the accD gene encoding acetyl-CoA carboxylase, carboxyltransferase subunit beta — protein MEWFKKSKSGIESKEKKNIPEGLWTKCTSCGEIVYSKKMEQLLWVCPNCSFHFRISSRKYIGLLLDGGKLEEYDKDLTSKDPLKFKDSKKYPDRIKAAQQKSGAVEGVTAGMAGIEKIPVSFAIMDFSFIGGSMGSVVGEKIGRAIERAIEQEVPLIIVSCSGGARMQEGILSLMQMAKTSALLAILSEKCIPYISILTNPTTAGVMASYASLGDVIIAEPKALLGFAGPRVIQQTIGQDLPEGFQSSEFFLEKGFLDKIVPRQDLRNTVVKLLRAMWRK, from the coding sequence ATGGAATGGTTTAAGAAATCAAAATCCGGCATTGAGTCCAAAGAAAAGAAGAACATCCCGGAAGGGTTATGGACCAAGTGCACCTCGTGCGGCGAGATTGTCTACAGTAAAAAAATGGAGCAACTGTTGTGGGTCTGTCCCAACTGTAGCTTTCACTTTCGGATTTCCAGCCGCAAGTATATCGGTCTTTTGCTCGATGGCGGCAAACTCGAAGAATACGATAAGGACCTGACCTCAAAAGACCCGCTCAAGTTCAAAGACTCCAAGAAATATCCCGACCGCATCAAGGCGGCGCAACAGAAGTCGGGTGCGGTGGAGGGAGTCACGGCCGGTATGGCCGGCATCGAAAAAATCCCGGTGTCGTTTGCAATCATGGATTTTTCGTTTATCGGCGGGTCGATGGGCTCGGTAGTCGGAGAGAAAATCGGTCGAGCGATCGAGCGGGCTATCGAACAAGAAGTACCGCTGATTATCGTCTCATGCTCCGGTGGCGCTCGGATGCAGGAGGGTATCCTTTCGCTGATGCAGATGGCCAAAACGTCGGCGCTGTTGGCCATCCTGTCGGAGAAGTGTATCCCTTACATCTCCATTCTGACCAATCCGACCACGGCCGGAGTCATGGCCTCGTATGCCTCACTCGGCGACGTGATTATCGCAGAACCAAAGGCCCTGCTCGGTTTCGCCGGACCGCGGGTGATTCAGCAGACGATCGGCCAGGACCTTCCGGAGGGATTTCAATCCTCTGAGTTCTTTCTCGAAAAAGGATTCCTCGACAAAATCGTCCCCCGCCAGGACCTGCGCAACACCGTGGTCAAACTCCTTCGCGCAATGTGGAGAAAATAG
- the tsaE gene encoding tRNA (adenosine(37)-N6)-threonylcarbamoyltransferase complex ATPase subunit type 1 TsaE, with translation MTFEIKIVSHGETETQALASKLVPLLRPGDLLVLKGELGAGKTVFVRGLAEALGLDTETVNSPSYTVVNEYPGERPLFHFDLYRVQDPSELYEIGWDDYLGRRGLIVVEWGDKAAECLPPAYYLVDFQIIDEKTRQINLTHVKS, from the coding sequence TTGACATTTGAGATAAAAATCGTGTCGCACGGTGAGACTGAGACACAGGCGCTCGCCTCCAAACTGGTCCCGCTATTGAGACCCGGAGATCTCCTGGTGCTCAAGGGGGAATTGGGCGCCGGCAAAACGGTGTTCGTGCGCGGTCTGGCCGAGGCATTGGGGCTGGATACAGAAACTGTCAATTCACCTTCATATACGGTCGTCAACGAATACCCGGGTGAACGTCCGCTTTTTCATTTCGATCTCTATAGAGTGCAGGACCCGTCGGAACTATACGAAATCGGTTGGGACGATTATCTCGGGCGTCGGGGTCTGATCGTCGTTGAGTGGGGTGACAAGGCTGCCGAATGTTTGCCCCCGGCCTATTACCTGGTGGACTTTCAGATTATTGATGAAAAGACACGGCAGATAAACCTAACTCACGTGAAATCATAA
- a CDS encoding bifunctional folylpolyglutamate synthase/dihydrofolate synthase, giving the protein MEHSYVSAERFILSREFFGMKLGLENIAQFLEDIGSPQHAYPTIHLAGTNGKGSTAAMIAGILGTSGYRTGLFTSPHLVTLRERMRVDGRMIPRRSVTAFIDRHRRELARRKLSFFELITAMALDYFKRARVDLAVIETGLGGRLDATNVLAPILTITTDISRDHTEILGTSLRKIAYEKAGIIKPSAAHLISLLPDIARLEIQRRCKELGAPMHRLTSSDFKTHPSELSFDFQANGWRLTKLSTALAGHHQLTNAALALKALSIIDKLGISIPVEAMRKGLRQVQWPGRFQVLKRRGQPTVVLDVCHNAAGVAAFVKTFGARFKGRKAHIITGFVQRKPHREMFRLLNQIALEFHLVPLKTRRRADLDELTSGVDFSGVPVYQSGSLVSAFQRLVKRCRPDDTIVVAGSHYLVGEYLEKLK; this is encoded by the coding sequence TTGGAACATAGCTATGTTTCAGCCGAAAGATTCATTCTCTCTCGGGAGTTTTTCGGCATGAAGCTGGGGCTTGAGAACATCGCGCAGTTCCTTGAAGATATCGGCTCACCGCAGCATGCCTACCCGACTATCCATCTGGCCGGAACCAACGGCAAAGGTTCCACGGCGGCTATGATAGCCGGCATCCTTGGCACCAGTGGTTACAGAACCGGACTGTTCACCTCCCCGCACCTGGTCACTCTTCGCGAGAGAATGCGGGTGGATGGTCGTATGATTCCACGACGTTCAGTAACGGCTTTTATCGACCGCCACCGACGCGAACTGGCCCGCCGCAAGTTGTCGTTTTTCGAGCTGATCACAGCCATGGCCTTAGATTATTTCAAACGGGCCCGGGTCGACCTGGCCGTGATCGAGACCGGACTGGGCGGTCGGCTCGACGCCACCAATGTTTTGGCGCCGATCCTGACAATAACTACCGATATCAGCCGCGACCACACCGAAATCCTCGGCACTTCGCTCAGAAAGATCGCCTACGAAAAAGCCGGAATCATTAAGCCCTCCGCTGCTCACCTGATCAGCCTCTTGCCGGACATTGCTCGCCTGGAGATTCAACGGCGCTGCAAAGAACTGGGCGCACCGATGCACCGTTTGACCAGTTCGGATTTCAAGACCCACCCGTCAGAGCTAAGTTTCGATTTTCAAGCCAACGGATGGCGCCTGACAAAACTGTCCACCGCGCTGGCCGGTCACCATCAGCTTACCAACGCCGCGCTGGCCCTGAAAGCGCTGAGCATAATCGACAAACTCGGCATCTCCATTCCTGTTGAGGCCATGCGAAAGGGTCTGAGACAGGTCCAATGGCCGGGCCGGTTTCAAGTACTCAAACGCCGTGGCCAACCGACCGTTGTTTTAGATGTCTGTCACAATGCAGCCGGCGTCGCAGCCTTTGTAAAGACTTTCGGGGCTCGCTTCAAAGGGCGAAAAGCGCACATAATAACCGGCTTTGTCCAGCGCAAACCCCATCGGGAGATGTTCCGCCTGCTGAATCAGATCGCCCTTGAGTTCCACCTGGTACCCCTAAAGACCAGACGCCGGGCTGATCTTGATGAGTTGACCAGTGGAGTGGACTTTTCCGGTGTACCGGTCTATCAGTCCGGCAGTCTTGTTTCGGCGTTCCAGCGCCTTGTGAAAAGGTGCCGGCCTGACGATACTATAGTTGTTGCCGGCTCCCATTATCTGGTCGGGGAGTACCTTGAGAAACTCAAATAG
- the rimI gene encoding ribosomal protein S18-alanine N-acetyltransferase yields MSNAEKTDNPVVTIRPMVEEDLPLVGRMEQQLFSDPWSISAFAEALTEPSWGALVAEIDGLVVAYACYLIIDVEAHLTNIAVAEGYRRKSVAKHILDRILRIVTEAKCECLLLEVRPSNVEAVAFYRKHDFHQLYRRPNYYQNPVEDAQVMVYYLGNKHQRD; encoded by the coding sequence ATGAGCAACGCCGAAAAGACTGACAACCCGGTGGTAACGATCAGGCCCATGGTTGAAGAAGACCTGCCGCTGGTCGGCCGCATGGAGCAACAATTGTTCTCCGATCCCTGGTCGATAAGTGCCTTTGCCGAAGCCCTGACCGAACCTTCATGGGGCGCTCTGGTTGCCGAAATCGACGGCCTGGTGGTGGCTTATGCGTGCTACTTGATTATCGACGTCGAAGCGCACCTGACCAACATTGCTGTGGCCGAAGGGTATCGCAGAAAATCGGTTGCCAAACATATCCTTGACCGTATTTTACGGATCGTGACTGAGGCAAAATGTGAATGCCTTCTGTTGGAAGTGCGGCCCAGTAATGTCGAAGCCGTAGCTTTTTACAGAAAGCACGATTTTCATCAGTTGTACAGGCGTCCCAACTACTACCAAAACCCGGTAGAGGATGCACAGGTGATGGTGTACTATCTTGGTAACAAGCACCAGCGCGACTGA